In a single window of the Drosophila albomicans strain 15112-1751.03 chromosome 3, ASM965048v2, whole genome shotgun sequence genome:
- the LOC117568698 gene encoding phosphatidylinositol 4,5-bisphosphate 5-phosphatase A isoform X2, whose translation MTTSVIADLCIFLLTWNVGTHSPKNLELISLLSLNGTTNCPDNKLPDIYVIGMQEVSTSQVLNVFKDDPWVLKLADALTPHDYVKVKSEQLQGILITMFAQHKHLPHMKDIESEETRTGLGGLWGNKGAVSIRLSLYGTGTVFVCSHLAAHDDKLKERIEDYHQIVDNHKYHLAGYRHIFDHDFVFWMGDLNFRLSGETSGWDIRNTVELREYDELLKLDQLTLLRQTGNAFSLLEEMVPNFAPTFKFKEGTNEYDLKRRPAWCDRILHRVQVNSYPSITLSANQLSYQSNMDYTLSDHKPVSATFNYKIEANNGTFTDEELHEMTHGGASTIPSLYNAELEGFQ comes from the exons ATGACAACATCTGTCATTGCCGATCTGTGCATTTTTTTGCTGACTTGGAATGTTGGCACGCATTCACCCAAAAACCTGGAACTTATATCTCTATTGTCTCTAAATGGAACAACCAACTGTCCAGACAACAAACTACCAGACATCTATGTGATTGGCATGCAAGAAGTGAGCACCAGTCAGGTCCTTAACGTTTTCAAGGATGATCCATGGGTGTTGAAACTGGCGGATGCCCTAACTCCACATGATTACGTTAAAGTAAAATCGGAACAACTGCAGGGCATACTGATTACGATGTTTGCTCAGCACAAACATCTTCCGCATATGAAAGACATTGAATCGGAAGAGACACGTACTGGCCTCGGTGGACTATGGGGCAACAAGGGAGCAGTTAGCATACGATTGAGTCTTTATGGCACTGGCACCGTGTTCGTCTGCTCCCATTTGGCAGCTCATGATGACAAGCTGAAGGAGCGCATCGAGGATTATCACCAGATAGTCGACAATCACAAATACCACTTGGCTGGCTATCGACATATTTTTGATCATGACTTTGTCTTCTGGATGGGAGATCTCAACTTCCGTTTATCTGGCGAAACATCCGGTTGGGATATACGGAACACCGTGGAATTGCGGGAATATGATGAGTTGCTGAAGCTGGATCAATTGACGCTACTTCGTCAAACGGGCAATGCGTTCAGTTTGTTGGAGGAGATGGTACCTAATTTTGCGCCCACTTTTAAGTTTAAAGAGGGCACTAATGAATACGACCTGAAACGACGCCCAGCTTGGTGTGACCGAATTCTTCATCGCGTGCAAGTCAATAGTTATCCGTCTATTACGCTGAGTGCCAATCAGTTGTCTTATCAATCGAACATGGACTACACGCTCTCCGACCACAAGCCCGTATCAGCcacttttaattacaaaatcgAAGCCAACAATGGCACGTTCACCGATGAGGAGCTGCACGAGATGACCCATGGCGGGGCGAGCACAATTCCCAGT TTATATAATGCCGAACTAGAAGGCTTCCAGTGA
- the LOC117568697 gene encoding zinc finger MYND domain-containing protein 11 isoform X4: MVIGLTPGSVLCWMNKLTNGTSTSHKILERCLLSIMSEDEAIETLDVAIKEGVLVSTPNAKSTPASVKRSLLSFTQKLSKQRAKKDPYCFECHLPTSGLVQKCIMCVRSFHVECQRKNPLRPNYSVPSDRYQQYRFPLNESDMEESSDQEASRSMHHTWVENDVRKYMVNNWSDRDATLVKNVLFVNDLLSISDISRNIETKKFKHLFEILVDLLDLQHNIGIFFGTKCEEYNSTKWLLRDITHDLREISRCSDCFRHSIESNRSDFWFAKPCTQRHELVYAKQSGYPHWPAKVIRVMNKKNNTYDVRFFGGSHSRALVPARDILPIDTDTSKLKIKSSRQYNNAMRELICHKMLLHHPIYSFSFHADPREAENIINSALPHYMEPCSRSAKRARLATPKFNTRRSTAETTPSLPQRVLPRRRCRKAQGPENLQDSTFQIASSVIPSLAPEVQVSLASKVQVSLAPEVQVSLAPEVQISLAPEVQVSLEDYNELMREVLHLNAQLSQKKAEVDIKREELNAVKRKRWCQLCLEEAQFDCCFMASYCSVMCQRRDKRRHQTNCNLQEKT; encoded by the exons ATGGTTATCGGCCTGACACCCGGTTCGGTTCTATGTTGGATGAATAAACTGACAAATGGCACAAGCACATCACACAAAATCCTGGAGCGCTGTTTACTTTCAATTATGTCCGAAG aCGAGGCAATTGAAACTTTAGATGTTGCTATCAAAGAGGGCGTTTTAGTGTCTACACCAAATGCCAAATCTACTCCAGCGAGTGTCAAACGAAGCTTACTCAGTTTTACGCAAAAGCTAAGCAAACAAAGAGCCAAGAAAGATCCATATTGTTTTGAATGTCATTTGCCCACCTCTGGACTCGTACAGAAATGTATCATGTGTGTTCGATCCTTTCACGTTGAGTGCCAACGTAAGAATCCCCTACGCCCCAATTACTCGGTGCCTTCCGATCGGTATCAGCAATATCGATTTCCTCTCAATGAATCCGATATGGAAGAGTCCAGCGACCAGGAGGCATCTCGAAGC ATGCATCACACTTGGGTAGAGAATGATGTGCGCAAATATATGGTGAATAACTGGAGCGATCGTGATGCGACCCTTGTTAAGAACGTACTCTTCGTTAACGATTTACTCAGCATCTCGGATATTAGCCGAAACATCGAAACAAAGAAATTCAAGCACTTATTCGAAATTCTTGTCGATTTACTCGACTTGCAGCATAATATTGGCATCTTTTTTGGCACCAAGTGTGAGGAGTACAATTCCACCAAGTGGCTTCTACGTGATATTACCCATGATCTGCGTGAAATAAGTCGTTGCTCCGACTGCTTTCGCCATTCTATTGAATCAAATCGATCTGACTTTTGGTTTGCCAAACCCTGCACTCAGCGTCACGAGTTGGTTTACGCTAAGCAGAGTGGTTATCCCCACTGGCCTGCTAAG gTTATTCGCGTGatgaacaagaaaaacaacactTACGATGTACGTTTTTTTGGTGGCTCCCATTCGCGCGCACTAGTTCCGGCCCGTGATATCCTACCAATAGACACAGATACTTCGAAACTTAAGATAAAGTCATCTCGACAATATAACAATGCAATGCGTGAACTGATATGCCATAAAATGTTATTGCACCATCCCATTTATTCGTTTAGTTTTCATGCCGATCCTCGCGAagctgaaaatattattaactcGGCACTTCCTCATTACATGGAGCCATGTTCCCGTTCCGCGAAACGTGCTCGATTAGCTACACCTAAATTCAACACACGAAGATCGACAGCAGAAACTACTCCAAGTTTGCCCCAAAGAGTTCTGCCGAGGCGTCGTTGCAGAAAAGCCCAAGGACCAGAAAATCTTCAGGATTCGACATTCCAAATTGCAAGCAGTGTGATCCCTTCACTGGCACCGGAGGTGCAGGTTTCACTGGCATCGAAGGTGCAGGTTTCACTGGCACCGGAGGTGCAAGTTTCACTGGCACCGGAGGTGCAAATTTCACTGGCACCGGAGGTGCAAGTTTCACTCGAAGATTACAATGAATTAATGCGGGaagtattacatttaaatgcgCAACTATCACAGAAAAAGGCTGAAGTGGATATTAAGAGAGAAGAATTAAACGCGGTGAAGCGCAAGCGATGGTGTCAACTATGCCTAGAGGAAGCTCAATTCGACTGTTGCTTCATGGCCTCTTACTGCAGTGTAATGTGTCAGCGTCGCGACAAACGTCGTCATCAAACTAATTGTAATCTCCAAGAGAAAACctag
- the LOC117568697 gene encoding zinc finger MYND domain-containing protein 11 isoform X2, whose translation MVIGLTPGSVLCWMNKLTNGTSTSHKILERCLLSIMSEDEAIETLDVAIKEGVLVSTPNAKSTPASVKRSLLSFTQKLSKQRAKKDPYCFECHLPTSGLVQKCIMCVRSFHVECQRKNPLRPNYSVPSDRYQQYRFPLNESDMEESSDQEASRSVSDTLEAQRLQEHASYELDCNSNINIISQNPLKHESDSSDDVCFVSEQLPRKTKNYSTYVKSEETPHNEGNNELLLCTPCRLLKLSEFLNPPHMSNEELNYLLNYLWQMHHTWVENDVRKYMVNNWSDRDATLVKNVLFVNDLLSISDISRNIETKKFKHLFEILVDLLDLQHNIGIFFGTKCEEYNSTKWLLRDITHDLREISRCSDCFRHSIESNRSDFWFAKPCTQRHELVYAKQSGYPHWPAKVIRVMNKKNNTYDVRFFGGSHSRALVPARDILPIDTDTSKLKIKSSRQYNNAMRELICHKMLLHHPIYSFSFHADPREAENIINSALPHYMEPCSRSAKRARLATPKFNTRRSTAETTPSLPQRVLPRRRCRKAQGPENLQDSTFQIASSVIPSLAPEVQVSLASKVQVSLAPEVQVSLEDYNELMREVLHLNAQLSQKKAEVDIKREELNAVKRKRWCQLCLEEAQFDCCFMASYCSVMCQRRDKRRHQTNCNLQEKT comes from the exons ATGGTTATCGGCCTGACACCCGGTTCGGTTCTATGTTGGATGAATAAACTGACAAATGGCACAAGCACATCACACAAAATCCTGGAGCGCTGTTTACTTTCAATTATGTCCGAAG aCGAGGCAATTGAAACTTTAGATGTTGCTATCAAAGAGGGCGTTTTAGTGTCTACACCAAATGCCAAATCTACTCCAGCGAGTGTCAAACGAAGCTTACTCAGTTTTACGCAAAAGCTAAGCAAACAAAGAGCCAAGAAAGATCCATATTGTTTTGAATGTCATTTGCCCACCTCTGGACTCGTACAGAAATGTATCATGTGTGTTCGATCCTTTCACGTTGAGTGCCAACGTAAGAATCCCCTACGCCCCAATTACTCGGTGCCTTCCGATCGGTATCAGCAATATCGATTTCCTCTCAATGAATCCGATATGGAAGAGTCCAGCGACCAGGAGGCATCTCGAAGCGTAAGTGATACATTGGAAGCACAAAGATTGCAGGAACATGCCTCGTATGAACTCGATTGTAATAGcaacattaatattatatcacaAAATCCCTTGAAACACGAATCCGACAGCTCGGATGATGTGTGCTTCGTTAGTGAGCAGCTGCCgcgtaaaacaaaaaattacagcACATATGTGAAAAGTGAAGAGACCCCGCACAATGAGGGCAACAATGAGCTACTGTTGTGCACTCCGTGTCGCCTACTAAAACTGTCCGAATTCCTAAATCCGCCGCACATGTCCAACGAGGAACTCAACTAccttttgaattatttatggcAGATGCATCACACTTGGGTAGAGAATGATGTGCGCAAATATATGGTGAATAACTGGAGCGATCGTGATGCGACCCTTGTTAAGAACGTACTCTTCGTTAACGATTTACTCAGCATCTCGGATATTAGCCGAAACATCGAAACAAAGAAATTCAAGCACTTATTCGAAATTCTTGTCGATTTACTCGACTTGCAGCATAATATTGGCATCTTTTTTGGCACCAAGTGTGAGGAGTACAATTCCACCAAGTGGCTTCTACGTGATATTACCCATGATCTGCGTGAAATAAGTCGTTGCTCCGACTGCTTTCGCCATTCTATTGAATCAAATCGATCTGACTTTTGGTTTGCCAAACCCTGCACTCAGCGTCACGAGTTGGTTTACGCTAAGCAGAGTGGTTATCCCCACTGGCCTGCTAAG gTTATTCGCGTGatgaacaagaaaaacaacactTACGATGTACGTTTTTTTGGTGGCTCCCATTCGCGCGCACTAGTTCCGGCCCGTGATATCCTACCAATAGACACAGATACTTCGAAACTTAAGATAAAGTCATCTCGACAATATAACAATGCAATGCGTGAACTGATATGCCATAAAATGTTATTGCACCATCCCATTTATTCGTTTAGTTTTCATGCCGATCCTCGCGAagctgaaaatattattaactcGGCACTTCCTCATTACATGGAGCCATGTTCCCGTTCCGCGAAACGTGCTCGATTAGCTACACCTAAATTCAACACACGAAGATCGACAGCAGAAACTACTCCAAGTTTGCCCCAAAGAGTTCTGCCGAGGCGTCGTTGCAGAAAAGCCCAAGGACCAGAAAATCTTCAGGATTCGACATTCCAAATTGCAAGCAGTGTGATCCCTTCACTGGCACCGGAGGTGCAGGTTTCACTGGCATCGAAGGTGCAGGTTTCACTGGCACCGGAG GTGCAAGTTTCACTCGAAGATTACAATGAATTAATGCGGGaagtattacatttaaatgcgCAACTATCACAGAAAAAGGCTGAAGTGGATATTAAGAGAGAAGAATTAAACGCGGTGAAGCGCAAGCGATGGTGTCAACTATGCCTAGAGGAAGCTCAATTCGACTGTTGCTTCATGGCCTCTTACTGCAGTGTAATGTGTCAGCGTCGCGACAAACGTCGTCATCAAACTAATTGTAATCTCCAAGAGAAAACctag
- the LOC117568697 gene encoding zinc finger MYND domain-containing protein 11 isoform X3 — translation MVIGLTPGSVLCWMNKLTNGTSTSHKILERCLLSIMSEDEAIETLDVAIKEGVLVSTPNAKSTPASVKRSLLSFTQKLSKQRAKKDPYCFECHLPTSGLVQKCIMCVRSFHVECQRKNPLRPNYSVPSDRYQQYRFPLNESDMEESSDQEASRSVSDTLEAQRLQEHASYELDCNSNINIISQNPLKHESDSSDDVCFVSEQLPRKTKNYSTYVKSEETPHNEGNNELLLCTPCRLLKLSEFLNPPHMSNEELNYLLNYLWQMHHTWVENDVRKYMVNNWSDRDATLVKNVLFVNDLLSISDISRNIETKKFKHLFEILVDLLDLQHNIGIFFGTKCEEYNSTKWLLRDITHDLREISRCSDCFRHSIESNRSDFWFAKPCTQRHELVYAKQSGYPHWPAKVIRVMNKKNNTYDVRFFGGSHSRALVPARDILPIDTDTSKLKIKSSRQYNNAMRELICHKMLLHHPIYSFSFHADPREAENIINSALPHYMEPCSRSAKRARLATPKFNTRRSTAETTPSLPQRVLPRRRCRKAQGPENLQDSTFQIASSVIPSLAPEVQISLAPEVQVSLEDYNELMREVLHLNAQLSQKKAEVDIKREELNAVKRKRWCQLCLEEAQFDCCFMASYCSVMCQRRDKRRHQTNCNLQEKT, via the exons ATGGTTATCGGCCTGACACCCGGTTCGGTTCTATGTTGGATGAATAAACTGACAAATGGCACAAGCACATCACACAAAATCCTGGAGCGCTGTTTACTTTCAATTATGTCCGAAG aCGAGGCAATTGAAACTTTAGATGTTGCTATCAAAGAGGGCGTTTTAGTGTCTACACCAAATGCCAAATCTACTCCAGCGAGTGTCAAACGAAGCTTACTCAGTTTTACGCAAAAGCTAAGCAAACAAAGAGCCAAGAAAGATCCATATTGTTTTGAATGTCATTTGCCCACCTCTGGACTCGTACAGAAATGTATCATGTGTGTTCGATCCTTTCACGTTGAGTGCCAACGTAAGAATCCCCTACGCCCCAATTACTCGGTGCCTTCCGATCGGTATCAGCAATATCGATTTCCTCTCAATGAATCCGATATGGAAGAGTCCAGCGACCAGGAGGCATCTCGAAGCGTAAGTGATACATTGGAAGCACAAAGATTGCAGGAACATGCCTCGTATGAACTCGATTGTAATAGcaacattaatattatatcacaAAATCCCTTGAAACACGAATCCGACAGCTCGGATGATGTGTGCTTCGTTAGTGAGCAGCTGCCgcgtaaaacaaaaaattacagcACATATGTGAAAAGTGAAGAGACCCCGCACAATGAGGGCAACAATGAGCTACTGTTGTGCACTCCGTGTCGCCTACTAAAACTGTCCGAATTCCTAAATCCGCCGCACATGTCCAACGAGGAACTCAACTAccttttgaattatttatggcAGATGCATCACACTTGGGTAGAGAATGATGTGCGCAAATATATGGTGAATAACTGGAGCGATCGTGATGCGACCCTTGTTAAGAACGTACTCTTCGTTAACGATTTACTCAGCATCTCGGATATTAGCCGAAACATCGAAACAAAGAAATTCAAGCACTTATTCGAAATTCTTGTCGATTTACTCGACTTGCAGCATAATATTGGCATCTTTTTTGGCACCAAGTGTGAGGAGTACAATTCCACCAAGTGGCTTCTACGTGATATTACCCATGATCTGCGTGAAATAAGTCGTTGCTCCGACTGCTTTCGCCATTCTATTGAATCAAATCGATCTGACTTTTGGTTTGCCAAACCCTGCACTCAGCGTCACGAGTTGGTTTACGCTAAGCAGAGTGGTTATCCCCACTGGCCTGCTAAG gTTATTCGCGTGatgaacaagaaaaacaacactTACGATGTACGTTTTTTTGGTGGCTCCCATTCGCGCGCACTAGTTCCGGCCCGTGATATCCTACCAATAGACACAGATACTTCGAAACTTAAGATAAAGTCATCTCGACAATATAACAATGCAATGCGTGAACTGATATGCCATAAAATGTTATTGCACCATCCCATTTATTCGTTTAGTTTTCATGCCGATCCTCGCGAagctgaaaatattattaactcGGCACTTCCTCATTACATGGAGCCATGTTCCCGTTCCGCGAAACGTGCTCGATTAGCTACACCTAAATTCAACACACGAAGATCGACAGCAGAAACTACTCCAAGTTTGCCCCAAAGAGTTCTGCCGAGGCGTCGTTGCAGAAAAGCCCAAGGACCAGAAAATCTTCAGGATTCGACATTCCAAATTGCAAGCAGTGTGATCCCTTCACTGGCACCGGAG GTGCAAATTTCACTGGCACCGGAGGTGCAAGTTTCACTCGAAGATTACAATGAATTAATGCGGGaagtattacatttaaatgcgCAACTATCACAGAAAAAGGCTGAAGTGGATATTAAGAGAGAAGAATTAAACGCGGTGAAGCGCAAGCGATGGTGTCAACTATGCCTAGAGGAAGCTCAATTCGACTGTTGCTTCATGGCCTCTTACTGCAGTGTAATGTGTCAGCGTCGCGACAAACGTCGTCATCAAACTAATTGTAATCTCCAAGAGAAAACctag
- the LOC117570796 gene encoding uncharacterized protein LOC117570796 encodes MGVRVIEADSASDSYDDDECPTCKAENKTKTSHPKRATTEASSTLYASRDLVGNCKEYRIEYNCRDLRIIGNGNRVRIVNNSGNLQIIGNTTRLKIQHNSGHIKYTGNDGRIYLGSDSQQQNVDYIGCNGLLKVVKSLELNSNKSSKRARGQKAPQADTAQSNNCHKMGVEIDNNVTIVNGVSGSIVIKNAINVSI; translated from the coding sequence ATGGGCGTGAGAGTTATTGAGGCGGATTCGGCTAGTGATTCGTATGATGACGATGAATGTCCGACATGCAAAGCGGagaacaaaaccaaaacaagcCATCCCAAGCGAGCAACAACGGAAGCCAGCAGCACGCTCTACGCTAGTAGGGATTTAGTGGGCAACTGCAAGGAGTATCGCATCGAGTATAATTGCCGGGATTTACGCATTATTGGCAATGGCAATCGGGTGCGCATCGTTAACAATTCCGGCAACCTGCAGATCATTGGTAACACAACCAGACTGAAGATACAGCATAACAGTGGACACATCAAGTACACTGGCAATGATGGACGTATCTATTTGGGCAGCGATTCTCAGCAACAGAACGTAGACTACATCGGCTGCAATGGACTGCTCAAGGTTGTTAAGTCCCTGGAATTGAACAGCAACAAGTCCAGCAAGCGAGCCCGGGGACAGAAAGCTCCTCAAGCTGATACAGCCCAGTCTAACAACTGCCATAAGATGGGCGTTGAAATTGATAACAACGTCACTATTGTAAATGGAGTGTCGGGCAGTATTGTGATCAAGAATGCAATTAATGTGAGCATATAA
- the LOC117568697 gene encoding zinc finger MYND domain-containing protein 11 isoform X1, with translation MVIGLTPGSVLCWMNKLTNGTSTSHKILERCLLSIMSEDEAIETLDVAIKEGVLVSTPNAKSTPASVKRSLLSFTQKLSKQRAKKDPYCFECHLPTSGLVQKCIMCVRSFHVECQRKNPLRPNYSVPSDRYQQYRFPLNESDMEESSDQEASRSVSDTLEAQRLQEHASYELDCNSNINIISQNPLKHESDSSDDVCFVSEQLPRKTKNYSTYVKSEETPHNEGNNELLLCTPCRLLKLSEFLNPPHMSNEELNYLLNYLWQMHHTWVENDVRKYMVNNWSDRDATLVKNVLFVNDLLSISDISRNIETKKFKHLFEILVDLLDLQHNIGIFFGTKCEEYNSTKWLLRDITHDLREISRCSDCFRHSIESNRSDFWFAKPCTQRHELVYAKQSGYPHWPAKVIRVMNKKNNTYDVRFFGGSHSRALVPARDILPIDTDTSKLKIKSSRQYNNAMRELICHKMLLHHPIYSFSFHADPREAENIINSALPHYMEPCSRSAKRARLATPKFNTRRSTAETTPSLPQRVLPRRRCRKAQGPENLQDSTFQIASSVIPSLAPEVQVSLASKVQVSLAPEVQVSLAPEVQISLAPEVQVSLEDYNELMREVLHLNAQLSQKKAEVDIKREELNAVKRKRWCQLCLEEAQFDCCFMASYCSVMCQRRDKRRHQTNCNLQEKT, from the exons ATGGTTATCGGCCTGACACCCGGTTCGGTTCTATGTTGGATGAATAAACTGACAAATGGCACAAGCACATCACACAAAATCCTGGAGCGCTGTTTACTTTCAATTATGTCCGAAG aCGAGGCAATTGAAACTTTAGATGTTGCTATCAAAGAGGGCGTTTTAGTGTCTACACCAAATGCCAAATCTACTCCAGCGAGTGTCAAACGAAGCTTACTCAGTTTTACGCAAAAGCTAAGCAAACAAAGAGCCAAGAAAGATCCATATTGTTTTGAATGTCATTTGCCCACCTCTGGACTCGTACAGAAATGTATCATGTGTGTTCGATCCTTTCACGTTGAGTGCCAACGTAAGAATCCCCTACGCCCCAATTACTCGGTGCCTTCCGATCGGTATCAGCAATATCGATTTCCTCTCAATGAATCCGATATGGAAGAGTCCAGCGACCAGGAGGCATCTCGAAGCGTAAGTGATACATTGGAAGCACAAAGATTGCAGGAACATGCCTCGTATGAACTCGATTGTAATAGcaacattaatattatatcacaAAATCCCTTGAAACACGAATCCGACAGCTCGGATGATGTGTGCTTCGTTAGTGAGCAGCTGCCgcgtaaaacaaaaaattacagcACATATGTGAAAAGTGAAGAGACCCCGCACAATGAGGGCAACAATGAGCTACTGTTGTGCACTCCGTGTCGCCTACTAAAACTGTCCGAATTCCTAAATCCGCCGCACATGTCCAACGAGGAACTCAACTAccttttgaattatttatggcAGATGCATCACACTTGGGTAGAGAATGATGTGCGCAAATATATGGTGAATAACTGGAGCGATCGTGATGCGACCCTTGTTAAGAACGTACTCTTCGTTAACGATTTACTCAGCATCTCGGATATTAGCCGAAACATCGAAACAAAGAAATTCAAGCACTTATTCGAAATTCTTGTCGATTTACTCGACTTGCAGCATAATATTGGCATCTTTTTTGGCACCAAGTGTGAGGAGTACAATTCCACCAAGTGGCTTCTACGTGATATTACCCATGATCTGCGTGAAATAAGTCGTTGCTCCGACTGCTTTCGCCATTCTATTGAATCAAATCGATCTGACTTTTGGTTTGCCAAACCCTGCACTCAGCGTCACGAGTTGGTTTACGCTAAGCAGAGTGGTTATCCCCACTGGCCTGCTAAG gTTATTCGCGTGatgaacaagaaaaacaacactTACGATGTACGTTTTTTTGGTGGCTCCCATTCGCGCGCACTAGTTCCGGCCCGTGATATCCTACCAATAGACACAGATACTTCGAAACTTAAGATAAAGTCATCTCGACAATATAACAATGCAATGCGTGAACTGATATGCCATAAAATGTTATTGCACCATCCCATTTATTCGTTTAGTTTTCATGCCGATCCTCGCGAagctgaaaatattattaactcGGCACTTCCTCATTACATGGAGCCATGTTCCCGTTCCGCGAAACGTGCTCGATTAGCTACACCTAAATTCAACACACGAAGATCGACAGCAGAAACTACTCCAAGTTTGCCCCAAAGAGTTCTGCCGAGGCGTCGTTGCAGAAAAGCCCAAGGACCAGAAAATCTTCAGGATTCGACATTCCAAATTGCAAGCAGTGTGATCCCTTCACTGGCACCGGAGGTGCAGGTTTCACTGGCATCGAAGGTGCAGGTTTCACTGGCACCGGAGGTGCAAGTTTCACTGGCACCGGAGGTGCAAATTTCACTGGCACCGGAGGTGCAAGTTTCACTCGAAGATTACAATGAATTAATGCGGGaagtattacatttaaatgcgCAACTATCACAGAAAAAGGCTGAAGTGGATATTAAGAGAGAAGAATTAAACGCGGTGAAGCGCAAGCGATGGTGTCAACTATGCCTAGAGGAAGCTCAATTCGACTGTTGCTTCATGGCCTCTTACTGCAGTGTAATGTGTCAGCGTCGCGACAAACGTCGTCATCAAACTAATTGTAATCTCCAAGAGAAAACctag
- the LOC117568698 gene encoding phosphatidylinositol 4,5-bisphosphate 5-phosphatase A isoform X1, giving the protein MTTSVIADLCIFLLTWNVGTHSPKNLELISLLSLNGTTNCPDNKLPDIYVIGMQEVSTSQVLNVFKDDPWVLKLADALTPHDYVKVKSEQLQGILITMFAQHKHLPHMKDIESEETRTGLGGLWGNKGAVSIRLSLYGTGTVFVCSHLAAHDDKLKERIEDYHQIVDNHKYHLAGYRHIFDHDFVFWMGDLNFRLSGETSGWDIRNTVELREYDELLKLDQLTLLRQTGNAFSLLEEMVPNFAPTFKFKEGTNEYDLKRRPAWCDRILHRVQVNSYPSITLSANQLSYQSNMDYTLSDHKPVSATFNYKIEANNGTFTDEELHEMTHGGASTIPSVSVHGFVALMVFHGFFICFFRFF; this is encoded by the coding sequence ATGACAACATCTGTCATTGCCGATCTGTGCATTTTTTTGCTGACTTGGAATGTTGGCACGCATTCACCCAAAAACCTGGAACTTATATCTCTATTGTCTCTAAATGGAACAACCAACTGTCCAGACAACAAACTACCAGACATCTATGTGATTGGCATGCAAGAAGTGAGCACCAGTCAGGTCCTTAACGTTTTCAAGGATGATCCATGGGTGTTGAAACTGGCGGATGCCCTAACTCCACATGATTACGTTAAAGTAAAATCGGAACAACTGCAGGGCATACTGATTACGATGTTTGCTCAGCACAAACATCTTCCGCATATGAAAGACATTGAATCGGAAGAGACACGTACTGGCCTCGGTGGACTATGGGGCAACAAGGGAGCAGTTAGCATACGATTGAGTCTTTATGGCACTGGCACCGTGTTCGTCTGCTCCCATTTGGCAGCTCATGATGACAAGCTGAAGGAGCGCATCGAGGATTATCACCAGATAGTCGACAATCACAAATACCACTTGGCTGGCTATCGACATATTTTTGATCATGACTTTGTCTTCTGGATGGGAGATCTCAACTTCCGTTTATCTGGCGAAACATCCGGTTGGGATATACGGAACACCGTGGAATTGCGGGAATATGATGAGTTGCTGAAGCTGGATCAATTGACGCTACTTCGTCAAACGGGCAATGCGTTCAGTTTGTTGGAGGAGATGGTACCTAATTTTGCGCCCACTTTTAAGTTTAAAGAGGGCACTAATGAATACGACCTGAAACGACGCCCAGCTTGGTGTGACCGAATTCTTCATCGCGTGCAAGTCAATAGTTATCCGTCTATTACGCTGAGTGCCAATCAGTTGTCTTATCAATCGAACATGGACTACACGCTCTCCGACCACAAGCCCGTATCAGCcacttttaattacaaaatcgAAGCCAACAATGGCACGTTCACCGATGAGGAGCTGCACGAGATGACCCATGGCGGGGCGAGCACAATTCCCAGTGTTAGTGTGCATGGTTTTGTGGCTCTAATGGTTTTTCAtggtttttttatttgcttttttcgctTCTTTTAG